The Lactuca sativa cultivar Salinas chromosome 2, Lsat_Salinas_v11, whole genome shotgun sequence genome includes a window with the following:
- the LOC111898875 gene encoding uncharacterized protein LOC111898875: protein MEADPQVRIILGRPFLNTASAIVNMQNSKLTLRVGDDSVTFGVDKAMKYARHSDDTTFSIDMLDELMEEWHNEDANKSTITFIEELDVEKDLLKIERLLEEADYDELMKTIEHPTRRVDSTYSPSSFEESRGMANSAQDSTSPLIVLDVFSMQNAKTELKALLDHLEYAFLNDGQQEPIIIAFDLSKSEEEELVQFLKKRKSAIAWSITDMKGISPAYCSHKINPEEEARPVVQHQRRLNPNMHEVVKKVVVKLLDVGIIYSISDSPWVSPVQVVPKKGGMTVIKNEKNEIISTRMVTGAVLGQRVDKHFRPIYYASKTLNAAQENYTTTEKELLAVVYAIDKFRPYLVLSKTTVFTDHSAIKYLFTKQDAKSRLIRWVLLLQEFDIEIRDKKGMENVAADHLSRLEYPYLESLEEDKIGDDFLDEYILVTTGEEPWFVDIANYLATNCADGIIRRCVLGNESQEILEHCHSGSTGRHHGAHYTLKKIFDIGFYLPTIFKDVPNMSKKIMSRRGQSSRGGGQGDIPWLTFPKITSKSSQARMKNRLEVLKQKEIHLPNAINWDWLGKTRLEEELTP, encoded by the exons ATGGAAGCGGATCCTCAAGTCCGGATCATCCTTGGAAGACCTTTCCTTAACACAGCAAGCGCTATAGTTAACATGCAAAATTCAAAACTTACTCTACGGGTGGGGGATGATTCAGTCACTTTCGGGGTTGATAAAGCCATGAAGTATGCAAGGCATAGTGATGACACAACATTTTCAATTGATATGTTGGATGAATTGATGGAGGAATGGCATAATGAAGATGCAAACAAGTCCACCATCACctttattgaagaacttgatgtTGAAAAAGACCTACTTAAAATAGAGAGACTGCTGGAAGAAGCTGATTATGATGAGTTAATGAAGACCATTGagcatcctactcgccgagtagactcgacctactcgccgagttcatttgAAGAATCCCGAGGAATGGCGAATTCTGcacaggactcgacgagtcccttaaTTGTACTCGACGTGTTCAGCATGCAGAACGCAAAAACTGAGCTGAAGGCACTACTAGATCACTTGGAGTATGCATTCCTTAATGATGGTCAACAAGAACCTATTATAATAGCTTTTGACCTCTCCAAATCTGAAGAAGAAGAATTAGTTCAATtcttgaagaagaggaagagtgcCATTGCATGGAGCATCACCGATATGAAGGGAATAAGCCCCGCTTATTGCTCTCACAAGATCAACCCGGAAGAGGAAGCAAGGCCGGTAGTGCAACACCAAAGAAGATTGAACCCGAACATGCATGAAGTGGTCAAGAAGGTAGTAGTCAAGCTTTTAGATGTGGGGATCATTTATTCTATTTCTGATAGTCCATGGGTTAGTCCTGTTCAAGTAGTAcccaagaaaggagggatgacggTCATAAAAAATGAGAAGAACGAGATTATTTCGACCCGAATGGTAACCG GAGCTGtccttggtcaaagggttgataagcactttcgaCCCATTTATTATGCAAGTAAGACTTTGAATGCGGcccaagaaaattacaccacAACTGAAAAAGAATTACTAGCAGTGGTGTATGCTATTGACAAATTCCGCCCTTATCTTGTTTTATCTAAAAccactgtttttactgaccactctGCTATTAAGTACTTGTTTACCAAGCAGGATGCAAAGTCAAGATTGATACGTTGGGTTCTACTTCTACAAGAATTTGATATCGAGATACGCGATAAGAAGGGAATGGAGAATGTAGCAGCCGACCACTTATCAAGGCTAGAATACCCTTATTTGGAATCATTGGAAGAAGATAAAATTGGAGATGATTTTCTGGACGAGTACATTTTGGTGACCACAGGGGAAGAGCCATGGTTTGTAGATATAGCTAATTATTTAGCTACCAA CTGTGCGGATGGGATCATAAGGAGATGTGTACTCGGGAATGAAAGCCAAGAAATTTTGGAGCATTGCCATAGCGGGTCCACCGGTAGACatcatggagcacattacacgTTAAAGAAGATATTTGATATTGGGTTTTATTTGCccacaatttttaaagatgtACCCAATATGTCAAAGA AAATCATGTCCAGAAGAGGCCAGAGTTCAAGAGGAGGAGGTCAAGGAGACATTCCATGGCTTACTTTTCCAAAAATTACTTCAAAATCTTCGCAAGCTAGGATGAAGAACAGGTTGGAGGTCTTGAAACAGAAAGAGATTCATCTACCCAATGCAATTAATTGGGATTGGTTGGGTAAAACTAGGTTGGAAGAGGAATTGACACCTTAA